AACTGTGATCCATCATTTCAATATACTGCTTAGTATTTTGTTGGGTTCAAGGGAAACATTAACACAGATTCTGAAGTCATTTAATTGTATAGATGCGGCGGCAAAGAAAGGAGGAATTCTCTTTTAAATTGGGGCTGAGTTTCTGTACTTGCAGCATTTGCATAGACAATGTTATTCTTAATATCAGCTTTTATCCTAATGTAGTCTTTCTCTAAGTTCATCCAGCATAAAATTGAACTACAATTCATCTATTTCAATGTCTCTATTTGAAATTGAATCATTatcattaaaacaaacactTAAAATGAATTTTGTCTTTCATGCCAGGACCATTGTAAAgttcatacatttttaatgaagaacGTGATTGTTTAGACTATTTCCCCACGCACACtacaaaaacaccccaaaccacagaaaacccaaacagtatcttaaaacttaaacatcTTTGGAACTGTTTGGTAAATCAGCTTTTACAGGCATTGCAGGCAGGAGTTACCTCTATTTGTACCTTATTGCTTTTGCAAATGCCCAGAATTAAATGCTGTGCTATTTAGGCATTTTAATGGCATTTAGAATGATGAGTTTTCTGCTGAAGGATCTTTCAGTTCAAAGAAGTTGTTCCTGTTGGAGGACTTGTAGGTGTTCAGTTATTATAGATGAAAAATCAAGGATTTGGTTCTTCAAggacagacagaaagacagaaacagaagattGGTGAGGCAGAAGAAAGGTCCTTAAAGATGTTTGGGCAAATGCACGTGTTTTGAGGTCCACTTCAGATTTGTAACATAATGTTGCAACTAATTACTCTCTCAACTGATTAGTTGAGAGATTCTTCAGGACCATTTATAACCAAGTGTACCATAAGGATGTGTTCTTCACAGCACAGTGCTGAAGCCAGGCTTGGTGAGGGAATCGCATAACTTCTGCTATGGCATTCTGCACCTAAAAGCTCTTATGAACTAGATCAGATGAATTCCAAATACCTCCCTGGAAATGACCAGTCCCTCTTTTGTGTCtcttccagctctcctccattCGCATGCAAGGATTGCTACTTCTGATCTTTGTGAAGCATGTCCACCTGCCTTTCATACGGGACCTTCATACCCAGTTCACACGCACAGGCCTCTATGGATACTGGGTGAGGAAGTGTCCGAGACTTGATAACCTGGTTCATTATGGTGGTGTGTACCTCTTCATAGTTTCATGGTGGGAAGGAGAATAGATGGGTTACTTAAAAATGAATACCCTGTCCAGCAGTGAGACTCACTTGTTTGAACCTTGTGTGCAAGTGCACAGCACAGACCATAATTTTACCAATTTAAGTAAGTATTATGCAGCTTGTGTAGGAAGAGATTAAATTCATTTAAATCTGAGTAGCAAGATGTAAAGTTGTATAGGTGGTGGTAATAGCTACGTTTGCAGGTGTTGACTGTAGTTTCAGAGAACATTGTTCATCTTCCACACCAGGGCAACAAAGGAGGAGTCACCATTCGCATGTCCCTCTATGGTCACACAGTTTGTTTCATGAACTGCCACTTGCCAGCTCACATGGAGAACACAGAGCAGCGACTGGATGACTTCGAGAAAATTCTGGAAATGCAGTTTGAAGGAGAGAATATTCCAAGTGCCTTGGGACATGAGTGAGTTGTTAGACTGTCTTCTGGGTGTAGTGGTTTTATCTGTTCTGGAGTAAACTCGTGCACTGAAGAGTTTGAGGTTTGGAGTTTTCAtccatcatttttattttgaatgtcTTTTCAGCCTTGACCCTGAATCCTGTGTGGAAAAGATAACCTGAAAGATGGGGGTCTATTTTGCAAGACTGTTGTCTTCCAGTCTTGGATTGCATTAAATCTGTTAGTGTATGTACTGCACATGTCTTGAGCTAGAGAGCTTCAGAAGCTAAAGCCCATTTATACCAAAAATCCTAAAGCTTGCTGTTAAATGTTTATCTTCCTCCATTCTTTTCAAAGAGGAGTTAATTTACTTGAAAAAACAGCTTTCCTGTTGTTTAAAACATTGCTGATAATAcgctccagtgctttggagtaATTGTTTTTCCTAACAACTATAGAACACCCAAGATGTATCCCTGCTTTCCCAAGGCACTAAACCAGAGCTCTTGAGTTAGTGCATTAACATAACCAACTGCTGCAGAGGTTGATAGTTTTGTGAATGATTTTACCTGCCATTAAAACTTAATTCTAACTCTGATGGAGATGTAAGTCATTAGGAGAAGTTAATTTTCAGGCAGTAATGAACAAGCAGCAAGAATCAAGTGATCTATTTTGTATTTCAATTCCCTTAAGTTTTTGTTTAGCAGCAGGTGATCGCTGTGTGATTTTATCTGTAGCTCCTTAATGTTTGTTGTTTAAGCTGTAGATTAAGTAGTGTAAGTGATTAGAGCACCTAATTAGAGTAATGGCTTGTATTCTGTTGAGTTCTTCCCTCCTGCTAATGGGTTGCTATAAAtcttctttggggtttttgcctttcttttaagTGTTCTCTTCTGGTTTGGAGACCTGAACTTCCGGATCGCGGATTACGGCATACACTTTGTCCGGGAATCAATAAACAACAAGCGTTACAATCTGCTCTGGGAAAAGGACCAGGTACGATGTCTTAATGTGTTTGGGggattggtttggtttgtttttaatgcacaCAAACACTGTAGTTAACATTACCTCTGGAGTTTCTAGTAAAGAACACAAGTTCAGAGTACAcatagtgtgaggtgttcctgcccatggcaggggggttggaactagatgatcttgaggtcctttccaaccctaactattctgtgattctgtgaggtgGAACAGATCTGGCTGTTCACTCTCTCACTTCTCACGCCTAACCCCTAATCAATTGCAgtccatttctgcttttctttagttTCCTACTCATTTGTAATGCTTGTGTTTGAAGTGTTTGAACATCATGGCTTGTGATTTGTTCCTCGCCTTAatatcttctcctttttttcttctccaaagaattatttttaggaGAAGCTTATTCTGGAATTTGTTTTGAATAGAACTGCTACAAAACTTTTAAACAGATCATGTCAGGAGTTCTGCAGTAGCAAAGAGGCAGTTCTGAATTTACCTTTCCATCTATATTATATTGACTGGGGTGTTGGATTCTTGGAAGATGTTTTCTCATCTCCTTTCCCAGTTGCCCACTGAGCTCTGATTTTAAACATAATCTTTCaaagttactttttctttctgcagttaaATATGGCTAAAaagaaggaagcatttcttcaggAATTCATAGAGGGTCCTCTGCACTTTAAACCCACCTACAAGTTTGACCTTTATTCGGATGTATATGACACAAGGTAAAAGCATAGCAGATGAGTTTAGACATGGAATATTAGAGTGAATGTAGTGCTTGGCCAAATACCACTTTAGTAATGAGTGTACTGGTTTACTGGGGTATGGAGCAGTTCTGTTAGGCTCATTCAGTACCAAAtcagaagaaattaatatttccgGCTGAAGAAGCCTGAGTCTGCTGATTGCATGAGGGAAGTGGTGAAACAACCCAGCTTTCTTTTTGGAAAGACTGGGTTGGTAGAATAAACCAACATTTGTTTAAGCCActtcttttttgcttgttaATACTAAAAGTGCCCACTGGTGTCAGAAATGATCAAGGGGAAGAGAGTAACTGGCTGCAGTTTTTGTTTAAGCATTTCATTTGACAACAAATCAATGTAAATATGtctttataaattattttaagttgAACGCTGGTTAATTTAAGTTTCCAAAGTTTTTCTCTGACACTAAAATCTGTTGTAAAGTATTAGTCTTATGTTTCAACATAAGGATAAGATCCTGTCCAAACAGGGGGTTTGCACtgatctttttctttacttccaGAGAACAGAAGTCCCTCTTTTGGTTTAAGTAAGAAGAGAACTTTCTGGATTTCATAGAtagtaaatatttcaaaatcaaagCAATGCTCCTTCCTGAgcttttgatttgatttttgtgaaatatttgaaaatcaGATGACAGCTGATTTTCTTCAGGGATGTTCTGAACCTGTTTGAAAGCTGCAGTGTTATCTCCTCTGCTGTTGCACTTAACATTGGAAGGTTATTCATTTGGATCCAAAGACATTTTACACTGTAATTGAGTGTGAAGAGATATAATGGAACCAGCAATAAATCCAGTTAACAACAAGTACTTATAATAATCCAAACCTAAACATTCTAAGCATAATTCCTGGAACCATAGCCTGTATTGGctcagttaaagaaaaaaaacatgcttgTGCATACTGTGTGCATTCTGCTGCCCTTCAAGCATGTTGGATGGGGGTGCTCAGTAGACGTCAAGGCAAGCTCCTTAAAAAGTGTGCATTGTATGAAGCACACAGCATTTTGTTATCTTCAGTGTGGATTTTGAGGGTTTGTTTCCCATCTGTTAccccttttcttctctaaaaCAGTGAGTGTATTAGCTTAAGCTGTCAGTTTGGTATTTTcttgcacagcagagcagacatCTGGCAGCTCAAAGATTTCTGTCAGTTTATAGAATTCCTGCAGTAAGTGGGATATGGCCCTTTAGTCATTTAAAATCTCTCCACCTTCTTAAAGGTGAGTCAGACTTGATGTGGGAAGGGGTAAACCAAAAAGAACTAAATGGCATTTCCAGATTATGATGATTCTGATAGATATTAAACTGACAGTTTTCCTTACACATCCTGATCATTAACTTCTATAAATCAGTCCCATCCATTCTAATTCCTCTTCCATAGGGTATGATCTTTTCTCCATTTCAATTTGAAGTGATACATCCATACAGAGAGTTGCTATTAAGTCTTCCTCCAACTACAGAGAGACCCAGGAAAGGCTCATGTCTTCTGTTGTTACTGATATGGTATAAAAGGAAACTCTGAGTTATAATTACAGTTTGATGTGTAGCACACTTGCAGGCTGCAGGCACAACTGTCTTGATGATAGAATTCTTTTATGATGGGACAGCAGTAGCTTGCAAACTTGAAATGCAGGCTAGTACAATGTAGAGGAACTTGAAATACAGCAGTGATTAGTTCAAGCTACCTGAGTTTGcctgttttttgttgttataaGAACCCTGTTCTCAAATGTTTTGAGTGATTTTAAACATTCACACTCTTCCCACATCCTCCATAAGGTTATGCCTCTTTTCTCTAATAACTGCATTTGAAGCTTGGGGCAGTTGCTGCATTATCTCAGTGTTCTTGCATGTTTTTATGGGGTGGTTTAGGAGAAAGTATCATTTCCTGTATGAAGCCAACTAACCCACTGAAATTCCCTTCTCCCCTTCATTTTACTCCTCTTTCAGAAACCTGTACAACTTATCTGTGGTAAAAGGAGTTGAGTTCAAACTGAGGAAACCTTGGTTGTGAAGTATATCGAACAGAGCTGTAAAATGAAGCCTGGATGTGATTGCCTTCTCTTATTAATTACATCTGACAATCTTTCAACTTTGAATAGATCTTTCTCAGTATTTTTAGCTTTTGGCAGCTGTTTTTCACTTCTCATTTTGCCTTTACCTTACACTCTTGcagtgagaagaaaagaaagccagCGTGGACAGACAGGATCCTTTGGAGAGTGAAGAACCTCTGCCAGCATGCCCCAAAAGGTGGCGAATTCTCTGAGGAACAGCAGACAATTTCTGTTACTTTGAATAATTACATCAGTCACATGAGCTATGGCATCAGCGATCACAAACCTGTTACAGGAACGTTTGGGCTTGAGGTGCTTTCCCACTTCCGTCCTTAAGAAAAAGTTGGTTTTACTCAGTGTTGCCTTGCAGAAGCTGGGTTTAAGTCATAATCTCTGTTTCATTCTAAATACAGTGAAGGCAGCAAATGGCTTTCAGGTTATTTCCATTCAGTTCAGGGTCCCACAGCAGATGTGGCAGAGAATAACTTGAAAAGAATAACAGAAAGCATGACAAATATGACTCACTTGAAACTCTCTTCTTCTGTCTAGTTTAAGCCTCTTGTATCAGAACCTTTGGTCACACTGAGTCCTGAGGGCGAGTGGAGTGCAGAACACGATGTTCTCATCAACTATTCTGCAGTGCCTGAATTCCCAAGCAGTGCTTGGGACTGGATTGGCCTCTTCAAGGTAATTGTTACCCCACCGTGGCTCTTTAGTGAAGATGGTGCATATGACTGGAGGAGGTTGATAGTCTTCTGTCACAACTTTGTCACAACTTTGACTTTTCCAGGTAAcaggtttttgtttccttcagcaggCCAATggtttccctctttctttgcaGGTGACTTTCAAGCATGTGAATGATTATGTTACTTATTCTTGGGTAGAAGATGATGAAATTTCTTCTAACAAAGATGGTAAACAAGTAAGCCAGTATTTCTTTCCAATGTTGTTTCCCTTAGAGTAGTATTTAAGGTCTGTTTGTTCCATATCCCCTTTTGTAGGTTCTGTATCCTCTTTCCCTGTCAAATTGGAAGTGATATTATTCTTTAAAATCCCTCTTCCTGATTCTTAGTAATTTTCAGGTAGTGTAGCACACCTTCTCAGGTGGGATCATGTTGTTTAAAGGAGTTCATGAAATAGGAATTTATAGATATGGTGACTTTTTATTGTATTAAAAACTATTGTCTTTTTATATTTTGGTCTGTTTCTGCCACTGAAGTAAGTTGCTGgcctttttttcatcttttaaagtTACTTGATGTAGCCTAAATATTTATTATGTGATTTTCATCACAGTTGTAAGTATCTAATGTTATGTTCGTTATGCTCTTCCGTGTAATACATTGCCACCAGGAGGCAGCTCATCTCCCTCCTTTCTGCCTGAGTGGTCTTGCCCCTTCCGCTGCAACAGCTCTGGGTTTCTTCTTGCTGAACGTAGTCATCTCTCTAACATGGGGAACAATATTCCCTTCATGAGTTACTTCTGTCTTCATCCTTTTTATCTTACATTTAGCTTTACACTTGCTTATAAATAGTAAATACTGACTTTTGTGGTGTCCTGAATAGCAGAAATTGCTTTCTTGAAAGCTTTCCCTGTGAAAGTTGCCCATTGCCTGTTCTTGCTCTTGTTGACAGGTTTACATGAGTGCTGCAGAAATACCAGATGTGGGAGGAGAATTCTTGCTTTGCTATTATAGCAATAATCTGCAATCAGTAGTTGGTATCAGCCAGCCTTTTCAGGTAATGTACTAGGAAGCTTTGCTTAATGTTGATGTGAGTTTTATTTCGTGTGCAGCTTGAACATAGGTGTTGGCAGCAGAAGTAATTGCAGAAAGGATATGTCCTGGCTAACATCCCATGAAAGAATTTGCTGATGTGCTAGAAGACTCTGAGTAACTATTATAAAAACATGTTGTTGTAGTGAAATAAGAGGAGTTTCTCTCTTGtcagctttcattttcggaattTCAGGCTCTGTCATGTTAGGTCCCTCATTTCTGTAAAGATGAGAACTCACCTTACCTTAAATGCTGACAAGTTTCTGACAGGCTGTTTGCTCCTTGTGCTCTGTTCTGTGGTAGATTTGCACAGAAATGTTTCGTATGCATTCAGTGAAACTCCATTACCGTGGGGGATACAGTAATGACAGTTCCTGGTATATCTCAGTGCTActgttcatctttttctttctgcattggTGAGAAACATCCCAGAGACCagtatttctgttgtttctgagCTTAATATCTGCCACACACTCTTTGGGATGGCTGTCAGTTGTATGTGGATACAACACAccatctgcctttctttttggCATGACACTTAATGCTTTGATACCAGTGTAGTGGTatcagtttttattttcctaattcCAGAATTGCTGCTTAGATGCATCACTTCTAATTTACTCAGTTTCTAGCAAGTGTGTAAGACATCTTTCTTTAATGGTGTATTGTTCGTATAGGGCAAGAGAGTGTTTCTGAACGTGTTAATTTGGTTTTTAACTGCTTTCTTCCAGATTCAGCCTAACAGAACATTAATAGGAAAAGAGCTGCCACAGGAAGAGAACAGTTGGATGCAGAGACCTGACAATCTGGAATCACACGACGAGTTCTGAAGCAGAAAGGGCATTTAGTGGTCCCAATTCAGGAGTCAGATGATTCTTTATGTCTTAGTAAGAATAAAAGCTTATAATCAGAAGATGGAGTAAGACAGTGCAAGTAAGACAGGTAGGATTGTTCAGAAACTTTGTAAGCTCATAGGAGATAATTTATTGCagaaacaggtatttttatTGGTATGGAGAGAGTAATTATCTTGCACTGGATAAGAACCATAGAAGTAGCACCTGCTGAATGCTGTATGTTTTAAGGTGATAGACATTTCTAGTACAAGGATTTAAGCTAAGGAGGTTGTGATCTGTATTAGATTTTTGGGCTTGCTTCTTTTTTGTAGAGGGTATTTTATTTATGACACAATAGTTACTATACTGTAACCCCTCAATCGTTGATTTCCAGATTTTGAGTTTAAATGAAGTTATTTAAGAAGTTATTTATTAGATAGAGCAggttttaaagttttatttgcCTTTCAAATATTAGCTGGTTGCCTTTGGGGAAACACATGTAGCAACAGGTCACATGAAAACGACATCTTTGGAGTGTGTAAAGTCTCTTTTGGTGGTAGATCTCATTTCTCCATGCCTTACAGATAGCTGTTGGTAGGTTTTTCCAATTCTCCGTTTTCCAAATTGAGATACATTTATCAAAATGcacatttcctgcttttttataaagcaaattAGCAATTTGCTTATCGCATTTCTCCCTCTGATTTAAGAGAAGTAAAATTACCAGGATCCCACAGTTTCTGACACcaggtgagcagagcagggctccTGAAGCAGTGAGTGGCAGAGCTCATGGTATTAACCCCAGCTGGTTTCTGTTGTCGTAGTGAGTTTGGAAATGTAAAGTCAAATTTAAGTACTTCCCTGGTACCAGCCTGCCATATCATTGCAACTCTTGCTACAGAGATGATGTGAATTGTAAATGGGGAATTTCTGTGGAACAGATTCTTTCTCATGGCATCGTCTCTGCTATGAAAATTGTAAATCTCTACAATTTATAGCAATTTAGGACCCGAATAATTCCTGTTCTTCTAGAGGTGCTTAAACCTTAATGTATCCTCCCACTGGAGGGTGGAGATGGACTAAGAAACATTACATACCTTTAAAAACCTGAAAGGTAGATAGTTAGCTtcagaaatggttttgtttcttgatgAGGAAATGGAAGTCTTTGGAAAGGATTGGAAGAGACACCAACACTCCATAGAATCTCAGAGTGAAGTGCTGGAAAAGAGCACTTGTGAGTCTCCCATGTTGTAGATACACAGCCTCAAGCTACCTACCATGTGTGGTAAGTAGAGTTAGTTACTAAACACTCTTCCATTGCTTATGGATGGAAGAGAGAAAGTTAGGGTCACAtggaagagcaaagcaaaggatGTTGTTGTATTTATGCTGGAATATTGCTTCAGAACCCAATGGATTCCTTTGTGCTCTTTTCCTCAAAGCCTTAGTTTTCACAGGATTCTTTTGAGGTCAGAAGTTAACACCTTGATGTGACATTTGGTTTGCAGTTACTTGCTTACAGCGTTCACTGTATAAAGTCTTCTGAGGTCTGGATGTCTTTGTATGCTGTGGAAACTGTTACATAGGCTAACTGGGTAGGTGGTTGCAGTGTGGAGTTTAAGAGCACTTGGCTCTGTACATTTTAGTTAGTGGTATCTCAGACTCAATGCTTGGTGTTGGGAATTGTTTCCAGTTGTAAGTAGTGAGGGCAGGTTCAGAGAATACTGTGTTCATTGCATGGATTAAAACTGTGTAAACTTGAGGTTTACACTCTATACATTCCTCTTACACTTTGGAACAATAGGAGAAACAGTTTTCACATCTGCCCTGGTCTTACAAGAATTAGTTTTGCACTAAATCTGTCAGATATGTGACTTTATGGCAGTTGAGGGCATCAGACATATCCCTACTGAATTGCAAAGGACTTCTGCAGTTCTCAAGTTGTACTCTCTCCGATTTCACTTGTGGAACTGTGTTACCGTGCTCCATGCAAGGAGATTGTGTGGAGAGCTCAGAGAAAAGTGGTCTTTGTATTCCAGACCACAGCTGCTGATTTATTGTGGACCAAGATCCAGTTTCTTCTAATCAGGGTGCATCTGCTGTTCATGAGCAGCTCAGAGGGGGAGCCATACAGCGGCTTTACATGGGCGAGGAACTCAAGATCCTTAAAGTCATGTGAGAGCTGATAACCCTCTCTCAGTCACTGGACACAGAAGCTGCATTTTATAAACTAATCCTTTGACCCACAGGACTTCCCTGAGAATGCCCACAGCAGCTGTGATTGAATCTGCTTCAGTGGTAGTAGGACACTGCACACAACTGGGTACTTCCTTCTTCAGTATTATGCACACAGGGGCACTTTCGTTACTACTGTTACCTATGGTAGCTTTCCAAACTATTCCATCACCTGTAATGATGCAATTTCTGATGAAATTTTCTTAAAACACCTTTCATTGGATGTTATAACCACTGGAAATGTTTTTATACTCACATGGTTTCTTTTCATGTACCACTAAAATAAATCCTGGCGGTGAAGTGTTCTACATGGCCTCGACTGATTTGAGAACGAGCACGTTGGTTTGGGAGGGGAGCATGAATTGGTGCATGGTGATCTTTCTCCATGGAACTTTGGTCATGATTAATGCACAGATACAATAGTATTCCAATGTTTTAGAATGGAATTCTGGTTTGGATTGAGGGGTTTGATATTTTCCttgtaaaaatgtttaaacTGCTTTCTCAATTTTGAAGTCCAGGTTCTTCTAATTTCGCTTTTTCACAGTGAATATTTCACAACCTGATTTGAGACGTCTTTATTCTTGTCTGTGTGAAAGATCTGCTACATCGTACTTCATATTTGAAATTTTATACGTTTTTAATATACATTTGCTATCACATCATTTCCATCTAAGGATAActtgtggttctgggcaacctgatctagttgaagctgtccctgctcattgcagaggggttaGACTaaatgagctttgaaggtcccttccaacccaaaccattctatgattctatatgcctACCAAGGAATGTTGTCCAGTATAGCCTCATTTGACTTCCATATATTTCTGATTCCTGGCTAGCTCAGGATGTGCAGGGTATCATTGCACATAGATAG
The Lathamus discolor isolate bLatDis1 chromosome 14, bLatDis1.hap1, whole genome shotgun sequence genome window above contains:
- the INPP5K gene encoding inositol polyphosphate 5-phosphatase K isoform X1, producing the protein MGMEPAHRGAVRELRLHLVTWNVGTASPPPDVSSLLQLDSLGTTMDMYVIGLQEVNSKITNFLSDLAFDDPWSIFLMTVLSPLGYIKLSSIRMQGLLLLIFVKHVHLPFIRDLHTQFTRTGLYGYWGNKGGVTIRMSLYGHTVCFMNCHLPAHMENTEQRLDDFEKILEMQFEGENIPSALGHDVLFWFGDLNFRIADYGIHFVRESINNKRYNLLWEKDQLNMAKKKEAFLQEFIEGPLHFKPTYKFDLYSDVYDTREQKSLFWFNEKKRKPAWTDRILWRVKNLCQHAPKGGEFSEEQQTISVTLNNYISHMSYGISDHKPVTGTFGLEFKPLVSEPLVTLSPEGEWSAEHDVLINYSAVPEFPSSAWDWIGLFKVTFKHVNDYVTYSWVEDDEISSNKDGKQVYMSAAEIPDVGGEFLLCYYSNNLQSVVGISQPFQIQPNRTLIGKELPQEENSWMQRPDNLESHDEF
- the INPP5K gene encoding inositol polyphosphate 5-phosphatase K isoform X2 produces the protein MGMEPAHRGAVRELRLHLVTWNVGTASPPPDVSSLLQLDSLGTTMDMYVIGLQEVNSKITNFLSDLAFDDPWSIFLMTVLSPLGYIKLSSIRMQGLLLLIFVKHVHLPFIRDLHTQFTRTGLYGYWGNKGGVTIRMSLYGHTVCFMNCHLPAHMENTEQRLDDFEKILEMQFEGENIPSALGHDVLFWFGDLNFRIADYGIHFVRESINNKRYNLLWEKDQLNMAKKKEAFLQEFIEGPLHFKPTYKFDLYSDVYDTSEKKRKPAWTDRILWRVKNLCQHAPKGGEFSEEQQTISVTLNNYISHMSYGISDHKPVTGTFGLEFKPLVSEPLVTLSPEGEWSAEHDVLINYSAVPEFPSSAWDWIGLFKVTFKHVNDYVTYSWVEDDEISSNKDGKQVYMSAAEIPDVGGEFLLCYYSNNLQSVVGISQPFQIQPNRTLIGKELPQEENSWMQRPDNLESHDEF